The following nucleotide sequence is from Bradyrhizobium roseum.
CAGCCGAGCTTCTTGGCTTCGCCCATCGCGCCGATGGTTTCGCGAATGACGGTGCCGAGCACGACCATGTCGCAGCCGTCGGATTTCATCTTGGCGATCTGCGCGCTGAAGTCGGACGCGCCGCGCTTGTAGCTGGTCACCGACGCCGGCGTCGCCTTCATCGCGGTAAGCTGCTGGGTGAAGCCGTCGAGCACGTTCTTCCCGTACTCATCGTCCTGATGCATGATGCAGGGCTTCTTGAAGTTTTTCGCCTCCATCATGTACTTGACCGCGGCGCGCGTGCTCTCGACATAGGGCAGCAGATTGTTGAACTTCAGCCGCTCCTGCGGCTTGGCCGGATCGAACTTGAAGGTGAATTCGGCGGCGGTCAGCGGGAACAGCTGCAGCACGCCGGCGTCGAACAGGATGTCCTGCGCGGCGAGCACGGTCGGCGACCCCATCGCGCCGATCATGGCGAAGATCTTGTCGCGCTCGACCATCTTTTGCGAGGCCAGCACGGCCTTCTTCGGATCGTAGCCGTTGTCTTCCAGAATCATCTTGACCTTGCGGCCGTTGATGCCGCCGGCGGCGTTGATTTCCTCAACTGCCATCTTCATGCCGTTGGAAACCGGCACGCCCCAGACCTTGATCGGGCCCGACAAATCCTGATGGGTGCCGACGACGATCTCGTTCGCCGAGACGCCCTCATTGGTGACCTTGGTCTGAGCCGCGGCCGGCAGTTGAGTCAGCGCAAGGGCGCTCACCGCAAGGCCCAACGCCCTAAACGATTTCGACATTGCAATATCCTCCTTGTTGGCCCGTGACGAGCGAAGGGCGGGGCCTTCTCAATCCTTCGCCGTTTTCAATCTTTCGTTCCCGATAGGCTTGACCGCTTACGCCACCGCTCGTTCGCCATACATGGCGTCGATCTCGGCGGCATAACGCTTGTTCACGAAACTGCGCTTCAGCTTCATGGTCGGTGTCAGCTCCTCGTCCTCGGGCGTGAGCTGACGTTCGATCAAATAGAACTTCTTGATGGTTTCGACGCGGGCGAAATTGGCGTTGACCGCCTCGATCTCGCGCTGGATCAGGTCCTGGATCTCGGCAGCACGGCACAGGCTTGCGTAGTTGGTAAAGGGAATGTCGTGGTCCTGCGCGTATTTTTCGACATTCTCCTGGTCGATCATCAGCAGGCAGGTCAGGTAAGGCCGCTTGTCGCCGATCACCACAGCGTCGGAAACGTAAGGCGAGAACTTCAGCTGGTTCTCGATCTCCGACGGCGTGATGTTCTTGCCGCCCGAAGTGATGATGATGTCCTTCATCCGGTCGGTGATCTTGACGAAGCCTTCATTGTCCATCGAGCCGACATCGCCGGTGTGCAGCCATCCCTTGGCGTCGATAGCTTCCGCGGTCTTTTCCGGCTGGTTCAGATAGCCCATGAACAGGAAGTCGCCGCGGATCAGGATTTCGCCCTGCGGCGAAATCGCGACCTCGCCCCACGGCGCCGCCTTGCCGACCGAGCCCAGCTTGATGCGATCGGGCGGCATGATGGTCGCCACGCCGCAATTCTCGGTCTGGCCATAGACCTCGCGCATGTCGAGGCCGAGCGCGAGATACCAGCGGATCAGGTCGGGCGCGATCGGCGCCGCACCCGTGAATGCAAGCCGGCAGCGGTCGAGCCCGAGCATGCGGCGGATGTTGCGGAACACCAGCCAATAGGCCGCCCAGTTCGCGAGCTGCAACGACAGCGGCGGCGTATCGCCCTGCAGCTTGTATTCGGTCATCCGATTGCCGATGGCGAGCGCGTTGCGGTACATCCAGTTCTGGAACGCCGTCGCGTCCTTCAGCGCGATGGTGATCCCGGAATAGAACTTTTCCCAGATCCGCGGCACCGCGAGAAACGCGGTCGGCTGCACCTCGCGCAGGTTGTCCGGCACGGTTTCCGGGCTTTCGGCGAAATTCATCACCGAGCCCAGCGCCAGCGAAATGTAATATCCGCCGATTCGCTCCGCGACGTGGCAGAGCGGCAGGAACACCAGCCGCTCTTCATCGTCGGTGGATGGGAACAGGTCGTTGGCATGGCGCATCTGGTGCGTCACGCTGCGATTGGAATGCATCGCGCCCTTGGGCGGACCCGTGGTACCCGACGTGTAGACGAGAATGGCGAGATCGTCGGCGGTACGGCTTCCGATCATTTCGTCCCATAGCGATTCCCTGCCCTGGGCGTGATTGCGCCCGAGCGCCATGAACTCGGCCAGCGACAGCACCATCGGGTCGCTGAAGGCGCTGAGGCCTTCCATGTCGAACACGATGATCTTCTGCAAGGTTGGGCAGCGCGAGCGGCAGGACAGGATCTTGTCGAGTTGCTCCTCATCCTCGGCGAAGATCACCTTGGTCGATGAATCGTTGATCAGGTACTCGACCTGCGCGGACGAGTCGGTGGGATAGATACCGGAAGAGACGCCGCCGGCGCACAGGATGCCCATGTCGGCATAGACCCACTCAGGAACGGCATTGGCGATGATCGAGGCGACGTCGCCGGGCCGGAAGCCGCTAGCATGCAGGCCGAAGGCGATGTCCCTGGAAATCTGCAGCCACTCGCGCCAGCTGGTCGGCTGCCAGATGCCGAATTTCTTCTCGCGGATCGCGGGGCGGTCGCCGCGAGTCTCCACGGACTTCAGAAAGCTCCTCGCGATCGTGTCGGCGACCGTCAGCACTGCCGGTCTGGCCATGCGCTCTTCCTCCCTCTATCGCCTGTTTCGGCCACCGGTCTTGCAAGCCGGTCTTGGTTCGAAGCAGGACTCGAATTTAGCTCAAATTCACTCGCAACGCCAATGCCTTAACTGCGTCAAATAGAGCAGGATGACGCTTCTTCGAACCGCCTCCCGCTCTATTTCTCTGATTTGAGCATGATCTTTTCGGAAAACCGGCATCCACTTTCCGGATCATGCTCTAGCGCCAGGTTTTCTTCTTTTTCCAGCGCCGTTCGCCACGGGCGCCCTCTTCCTTGGCGCCGAGATAGAATTCCTGGATGTCCTTTGAATTCATCAGCCGCTCGCAGGTATCGTTCATCACGACGCGGCCGATTTCCAGCACATAGCCGTAATGCGCCGTCTCCAGCGCTACCTTGGCGTTCTGCTCGACCAGCAGGATCGACATGCCCTGCTCCTCGTTGACGCGCTTGATGATGGTGAAAATCTCCTTCACCAGGATCGGCGACAGCCCGAGCGACGGCTCGTCCAGCAGCAGCAATGCCGGCCGGTTCATCAGCGCCCGCCCGATCGCCAGCATCTGCTGCTCGCCGCCGGAAAGCTGTCCGGCCGGCTGGTTGACGCGCTCCTTCAGCCGCGGGAAATAACCGTAGACGCGGCCGAGATCCTCCGCGACGCCGTCGCGGTCCTTGCGCGGATAGGCGCCCATCATCAGGTTTTCGCGCACCGACAGGAACGGGAACACCTCGCGCCCCTCCGGCACGTGACTAAGCCCCAGCCGGACGATCTTGTCGGCTTCCATGCGCTGGATCGGCTTGCCCAGAAACTCGATCGATCCCTTCTGGGGATCGAGAATGCCGGAAATCGTCTTGAGCACCGTGGTCTTGCCGGCGCCGTTGGCGCCCAGCAGCGTCACGATGCGGCCGCGCGGCACTTCGAGGCTGATGCCCCTGATCGCCTGGATAGGTCCGTAATAGCTCTCGATATTGCTGAGCTTGAGGATGATGTCGGAAGCACTCATGGCATCGTCCTCATGCGCCGAGATAGGCCGCGACGACGTCGGGATGGCGCTGCACCTCGGAAGGCGAGCCCATCGCGATCACGCGACCATAGTTGAGCGCGATCACGCGGTCCGACACCCGGTTCACCAGCGACATGTCGTGCTCGACCATCAGCACGGTGATGCCGAGGTCGGTCTTCAGGTCGCGGATCCAGAACGACATGTCGCCCGTTTCCTCGACATTCAGCCCGGAGGACGGCTCGTCCAGCAGGATCAGCTTCGGCTCCGAGCACAGCGCACGCGCGAGTTCGATCACCTTGCGGACGCCGTAAGGCAGTCCCGAAATCAGCTTGTCACGATAGACTTCGAGATCGAGAAACTCGATGACCTGCTCGACACTGCGACGATGGGCTTTCTCGCGGGCGCGCACGTTCGGCAGAAACAGCAATTCCTGCCACAGCTGGGTGGTGGAGTGCCTGTGGCGGCCGACCAGGAGATTGCTCAGCATGGTCGCGTTCTCGAACAATTCGATGTTCTGGAAGGTGCGCGCGATGCCGAGGCCGGCGATTTCGTAGGCCGGCTGCTCGGTGATGTCCTGGTCCTCGAAGAAGATCTTGCCCGAAGTCGGCGGGTAGATGCGCGAGATCAGGTTGAAGATCGAGCTCTTGCCGGCGCCGTTGGGGCCGATGATCGAAAGGATCTCGCCTTTCTCCACGGCGAAGCTGACCGAATCGACCGCTTTGAGACCGCCGAAATGCAGCGAGAGGTTATCCGCACGGAAATACGTCATCGGTTCCGCTCCGATTTCACGTAGATCTTCTGCCGCTTGAAGGTGGCGCGCTTGTAAAGCGGGAACAGCTGGAAGAAAAGTTTGATCTTCAGCCAGCGCCCATACAGGCCAAGCGGCTCGAACAGCACGAACAGCACGATGATCACGCCGTAGATGGCGCCCTTCAATCCGTTGGCGGAGGCAATCGCGGCGACGTTGGCGTTAACTTTCCCCGCCGTCGCGCTGTCGGCGCCGAACATCGCAGCCAGCCCCGAGATGATGCCGGGCAGGTCGTCCTTCAGATAGGTCAGGAAGGGATCAATCATGACCAGGAAGATCGCGCCGAGCACCGCGCCATGCAGGCTGAAGGTACCGCCGATCAGGATCACAATGA
It contains:
- a CDS encoding ABC transporter substrate-binding protein, which gives rise to MSKSFRALGLAVSALALTQLPAAAQTKVTNEGVSANEIVVGTHQDLSGPIKVWGVPVSNGMKMAVEEINAAGGINGRKVKMILEDNGYDPKKAVLASQKMVERDKIFAMIGAMGSPTVLAAQDILFDAGVLQLFPLTAAEFTFKFDPAKPQERLKFNNLLPYVESTRAAVKYMMEAKNFKKPCIMHQDDEYGKNVLDGFTQQLTAMKATPASVTSYKRGASDFSAQIAKMKSDGCDMVVLGTVIRETIGAMGEAKKLGWDVTFLGATPTNVLEVPALGKEAVEGLYAASGFEIPYEDTAKGKVKDWLANYKKMFNTDANTQAIIGYNAMMTFAFYAQKAGKDLTGQKMMDSLESGEKFLDIFNSPPTKFSKTDHLANTITQVQQIKNGRWVLVKEGLMF
- a CDS encoding AMP-dependent synthetase/ligase, which translates into the protein MARPAVLTVADTIARSFLKSVETRGDRPAIREKKFGIWQPTSWREWLQISRDIAFGLHASGFRPGDVASIIANAVPEWVYADMGILCAGGVSSGIYPTDSSAQVEYLINDSSTKVIFAEDEEQLDKILSCRSRCPTLQKIIVFDMEGLSAFSDPMVLSLAEFMALGRNHAQGRESLWDEMIGSRTADDLAILVYTSGTTGPPKGAMHSNRSVTHQMRHANDLFPSTDDEERLVFLPLCHVAERIGGYYISLALGSVMNFAESPETVPDNLREVQPTAFLAVPRIWEKFYSGITIALKDATAFQNWMYRNALAIGNRMTEYKLQGDTPPLSLQLANWAAYWLVFRNIRRMLGLDRCRLAFTGAAPIAPDLIRWYLALGLDMREVYGQTENCGVATIMPPDRIKLGSVGKAAPWGEVAISPQGEILIRGDFLFMGYLNQPEKTAEAIDAKGWLHTGDVGSMDNEGFVKITDRMKDIIITSGGKNITPSEIENQLKFSPYVSDAVVIGDKRPYLTCLLMIDQENVEKYAQDHDIPFTNYASLCRAAEIQDLIQREIEAVNANFARVETIKKFYLIERQLTPEDEELTPTMKLKRSFVNKRYAAEIDAMYGERAVA
- a CDS encoding ABC transporter ATP-binding protein, with product MSASDIILKLSNIESYYGPIQAIRGISLEVPRGRIVTLLGANGAGKTTVLKTISGILDPQKGSIEFLGKPIQRMEADKIVRLGLSHVPEGREVFPFLSVRENLMMGAYPRKDRDGVAEDLGRVYGYFPRLKERVNQPAGQLSGGEQQMLAIGRALMNRPALLLLDEPSLGLSPILVKEIFTIIKRVNEEQGMSILLVEQNAKVALETAHYGYVLEIGRVVMNDTCERLMNSKDIQEFYLGAKEEGARGERRWKKKKTWR
- a CDS encoding ABC transporter ATP-binding protein; amino-acid sequence: MTYFRADNLSLHFGGLKAVDSVSFAVEKGEILSIIGPNGAGKSSIFNLISRIYPPTSGKIFFEDQDITEQPAYEIAGLGIARTFQNIELFENATMLSNLLVGRHRHSTTQLWQELLFLPNVRAREKAHRRSVEQVIEFLDLEVYRDKLISGLPYGVRKVIELARALCSEPKLILLDEPSSGLNVEETGDMSFWIRDLKTDLGITVLMVEHDMSLVNRVSDRVIALNYGRVIAMGSPSEVQRHPDVVAAYLGA